A genome region from Sceloporus undulatus isolate JIND9_A2432 ecotype Alabama chromosome 1, SceUnd_v1.1, whole genome shotgun sequence includes the following:
- the BDNF gene encoding brain-derived neurotrophic factor isoform X1 yields MCHLVIYLRNKNVLGQFGPVTCMKLKFHQVKRVMTILFLTMVISYFSCMKAAPMKEVSLRGQGSLAYPSLRTQGNLEDLGGPNDATRGLTSLADTFEHVIEELLDEQQAIQPSKENKDADLYSSRVMLSSQVPLEPPLLFLLEEYKNYLDAANMSMRVRRHSDPARRGELSVCDSTSEWVTAAEKKTAVDMSGATVTVLEKVPVPKGQLKQYFYETKCNSKGYTKEGCRGIDKRYWNSQCRTTQSYVRALTMDNKKRVGWRFIRIDTSCVCTLTIKRGR; encoded by the exons ATGTGCCATCTCGTCATTTACCTcaggaacaaaaatgttttgggcCAGTTTGGGCCTGTTACTTGCATGAAGTTAAAG TTCCACCAAGTGAAAAGAGTGATGACCATCCTTTTCCTTACTATGGTTATTTCATACTTCAGTTGCATGAAAGCTGCCCCAATGAAAGAAGTTAGCCTCAGAGGACAAGGCAGCTTGGCTTATCCCAGTCTTCGGACACAGGGAAATTTGGAGGACCTAGGTGGGCCCAATGATGCCACAAGAGGATTGACATCTTTGGCAGACACTTTTGAACATGTCATAGAGGAACTCCTGGATGAGCAGCAGGCCATCCAGCCCAGCAAGGAAAACAAGGATGCAGACTTGTACTCGTCTCGGGTTATGCTAAGCAGTCAAGTGCCTTTGGAGCCTCCACTGCTCTTTCTGCTTGAGGAGTATAAAAATTACTTGGATGCTGCAAACATGTCCATGAGGGTCCGGCGCCACTCTGATCCTGCTCGCCGTGGagagctgagtgtgtgtgacagtACTAGTGAGTGGGTAACAGCGGCCGAGAAAAAGACTGCGGTGGACATGTCAGGGGCAACGGTTACCGTCCTGGAAAAAGTACCAGTACCCAAAGGCCAACTGAAGCAATATTTTTATGAGACCAAATGCAACTCAAAGGGATATACGAAAGAGGGCTGCAGAGGCATAGACAAGAGGTACTGGAATTCCCAGTGCCGAACTACCCAGTCTTATGTGCGAGCTctcaccatggataacaaaaaaagAGTTGGATGGCGATTTATAAGAATAGACACTTCCTGTGTGTGTACACTGACCATAAAAAGGGGAAGATAG
- the BDNF gene encoding brain-derived neurotrophic factor isoform X2 gives MAGGGGGSGWSSFHQVKRVMTILFLTMVISYFSCMKAAPMKEVSLRGQGSLAYPSLRTQGNLEDLGGPNDATRGLTSLADTFEHVIEELLDEQQAIQPSKENKDADLYSSRVMLSSQVPLEPPLLFLLEEYKNYLDAANMSMRVRRHSDPARRGELSVCDSTSEWVTAAEKKTAVDMSGATVTVLEKVPVPKGQLKQYFYETKCNSKGYTKEGCRGIDKRYWNSQCRTTQSYVRALTMDNKKRVGWRFIRIDTSCVCTLTIKRGR, from the coding sequence TTCCACCAAGTGAAAAGAGTGATGACCATCCTTTTCCTTACTATGGTTATTTCATACTTCAGTTGCATGAAAGCTGCCCCAATGAAAGAAGTTAGCCTCAGAGGACAAGGCAGCTTGGCTTATCCCAGTCTTCGGACACAGGGAAATTTGGAGGACCTAGGTGGGCCCAATGATGCCACAAGAGGATTGACATCTTTGGCAGACACTTTTGAACATGTCATAGAGGAACTCCTGGATGAGCAGCAGGCCATCCAGCCCAGCAAGGAAAACAAGGATGCAGACTTGTACTCGTCTCGGGTTATGCTAAGCAGTCAAGTGCCTTTGGAGCCTCCACTGCTCTTTCTGCTTGAGGAGTATAAAAATTACTTGGATGCTGCAAACATGTCCATGAGGGTCCGGCGCCACTCTGATCCTGCTCGCCGTGGagagctgagtgtgtgtgacagtACTAGTGAGTGGGTAACAGCGGCCGAGAAAAAGACTGCGGTGGACATGTCAGGGGCAACGGTTACCGTCCTGGAAAAAGTACCAGTACCCAAAGGCCAACTGAAGCAATATTTTTATGAGACCAAATGCAACTCAAAGGGATATACGAAAGAGGGCTGCAGAGGCATAGACAAGAGGTACTGGAATTCCCAGTGCCGAACTACCCAGTCTTATGTGCGAGCTctcaccatggataacaaaaaaagAGTTGGATGGCGATTTATAAGAATAGACACTTCCTGTGTGTGTACACTGACCATAAAAAGGGGAAGATAG
- the BDNF gene encoding brain-derived neurotrophic factor isoform X3: MTILFLTMVISYFSCMKAAPMKEVSLRGQGSLAYPSLRTQGNLEDLGGPNDATRGLTSLADTFEHVIEELLDEQQAIQPSKENKDADLYSSRVMLSSQVPLEPPLLFLLEEYKNYLDAANMSMRVRRHSDPARRGELSVCDSTSEWVTAAEKKTAVDMSGATVTVLEKVPVPKGQLKQYFYETKCNSKGYTKEGCRGIDKRYWNSQCRTTQSYVRALTMDNKKRVGWRFIRIDTSCVCTLTIKRGR, translated from the coding sequence ATGACCATCCTTTTCCTTACTATGGTTATTTCATACTTCAGTTGCATGAAAGCTGCCCCAATGAAAGAAGTTAGCCTCAGAGGACAAGGCAGCTTGGCTTATCCCAGTCTTCGGACACAGGGAAATTTGGAGGACCTAGGTGGGCCCAATGATGCCACAAGAGGATTGACATCTTTGGCAGACACTTTTGAACATGTCATAGAGGAACTCCTGGATGAGCAGCAGGCCATCCAGCCCAGCAAGGAAAACAAGGATGCAGACTTGTACTCGTCTCGGGTTATGCTAAGCAGTCAAGTGCCTTTGGAGCCTCCACTGCTCTTTCTGCTTGAGGAGTATAAAAATTACTTGGATGCTGCAAACATGTCCATGAGGGTCCGGCGCCACTCTGATCCTGCTCGCCGTGGagagctgagtgtgtgtgacagtACTAGTGAGTGGGTAACAGCGGCCGAGAAAAAGACTGCGGTGGACATGTCAGGGGCAACGGTTACCGTCCTGGAAAAAGTACCAGTACCCAAAGGCCAACTGAAGCAATATTTTTATGAGACCAAATGCAACTCAAAGGGATATACGAAAGAGGGCTGCAGAGGCATAGACAAGAGGTACTGGAATTCCCAGTGCCGAACTACCCAGTCTTATGTGCGAGCTctcaccatggataacaaaaaaagAGTTGGATGGCGATTTATAAGAATAGACACTTCCTGTGTGTGTACACTGACCATAAAAAGGGGAAGATAG